One stretch of Dehalobacter sp. DNA includes these proteins:
- the dnaX gene encoding DNA polymerase III subunit gamma/tau translates to MAYLALYREWRPKKFSEMVGQEHVKITLTNALNQNKVAHAYMFSGPRGTGKTSAAKILAKALNCSDRDGAEPCSRCASCLDIDQGNAMDVLEIDAASNRGIDEIRDLREKVKLASSGGKYKVYIIDEVHMLTPEAFNALLKTLEEPPVNVVFVLATTEAHKVPLTILSRVQRFEFHRISAEGIAMRLQEVCQALGRDIETKALRVIAAKAEGGLRDALSILDQCLLQDDPIRMEHVYQVIGMVGETFSADLTDSLLNQDYALTLAKLGEGISLGRDPRQIIRELLDYLRQALLYLTGGQEPLMAPEMTRRLVAQSQAIGLNRLLCWINVLLKGEGELRYATNARLAAEMILVQTIFGADIAGGSTDTTENRPKETHVKQPQKAVQTAGKHPAESKDEAPTKAVETTEQDQNMAETLPAAEQGSVNFQTVQDKWPEILEEVRKRKRSTHAFLLEGKPLAVKDDQVYLVFKDGYSFHRDKFNQVENKNVVEEVLLQTFGKKLSLNNLIESEVQALPAEAADSTESKKRVTDRMGPAEDDYLVQKARELFGDQLVQVRKEK, encoded by the coding sequence ATGGCATATCTTGCACTTTATCGAGAGTGGCGGCCCAAAAAATTCAGTGAGATGGTGGGCCAGGAACATGTCAAAATAACCTTGACTAATGCACTGAACCAGAATAAGGTCGCGCATGCTTATATGTTCAGCGGACCCCGGGGTACAGGAAAGACTTCGGCAGCGAAGATTTTGGCGAAAGCACTGAACTGCTCCGACCGGGATGGCGCTGAACCGTGCAGCCGGTGTGCATCGTGTCTGGATATTGACCAGGGAAATGCGATGGATGTTCTGGAAATCGATGCCGCTTCCAACAGGGGCATTGATGAAATCCGGGATTTAAGAGAGAAAGTAAAGCTGGCGTCGTCCGGCGGCAAATATAAAGTATATATTATCGATGAAGTCCATATGCTCACACCTGAGGCTTTTAATGCTTTGCTCAAAACATTGGAGGAGCCACCGGTCAATGTTGTCTTTGTCTTGGCAACGACGGAGGCCCATAAAGTGCCACTGACGATTTTATCCAGAGTGCAGAGATTTGAGTTCCACCGCATTTCCGCGGAAGGCATTGCGATGAGACTGCAGGAGGTGTGTCAGGCTTTAGGGCGGGATATCGAGACCAAAGCACTGCGGGTTATCGCGGCTAAGGCCGAAGGTGGTTTGCGCGATGCATTAAGCATCCTCGACCAGTGTCTACTGCAGGATGATCCTATCAGGATGGAGCATGTTTATCAGGTGATCGGCATGGTTGGGGAAACATTCAGTGCAGATCTGACGGATTCCCTGCTGAATCAAGATTATGCTTTGACCCTGGCTAAGCTCGGAGAAGGAATTTCTCTGGGTCGGGATCCCCGGCAAATCATCCGCGAACTGTTGGACTATCTGCGGCAGGCGCTGTTATATTTGACCGGCGGTCAGGAACCTTTGATGGCACCTGAGATGACCCGGCGGCTTGTTGCGCAGAGTCAGGCAATCGGTCTGAACCGGCTTCTCTGCTGGATCAATGTCCTTCTGAAGGGTGAAGGGGAATTGCGCTACGCGACAAATGCCCGTCTGGCAGCGGAAATGATTCTGGTGCAGACCATTTTTGGAGCAGATATAGCGGGGGGTTCAACTGATACAACCGAAAACCGGCCTAAAGAAACGCACGTTAAACAGCCGCAAAAGGCCGTGCAGACGGCCGGTAAACATCCGGCTGAAAGTAAGGATGAGGCTCCAACGAAGGCAGTTGAAACCACCGAACAGGACCAGAATATGGCTGAAACCTTACCTGCTGCTGAACAAGGCAGTGTCAACTTCCAGACGGTCCAGGATAAATGGCCGGAAATACTCGAGGAAGTCCGGAAACGGAAAAGATCTACCCATGCTTTCCTGCTGGAGGGAAAACCGCTTGCCGTAAAAGATGATCAGGTCTATTTGGTTTTTAAAGACGGCTATTCTTTCCACCGGGACAAATTCAATCAGGTAGAAAATAAAAATGTTGTGGAAGAAGTACTTCTGCAAACATTTGGTAAAAAACTCAGTCTGAACAACCTTATTGAAAGTGAGGTTCAGGCTCTGCCGGCTGAAGCTGCGGATTCTACAGAGTCAAAAAAAAGAGTAACGGACCGGATGGGACCAGCTGAAGACGACTATTTGGTCCAAAAAGCCCGCGAATTATTTGGAGATCAGCTTGTGCAGGTGCGAAAAGAAAAGTAA
- the recR gene encoding recombination mediator RecR codes for MDYLYYPQPVSDLIAAFSRLPGVGPKTAGRLAFYLLRHPDQAGDLTQTVTKALQEIKQCTVCGNYTDIDPCKICSGERRDRTLLCVVEQPRDVIALEKTGEYKGLYHVLHGVLSPMEGIGPEQLNLSPLFHRLEGVQEVVLAVNPTVEGEATSLYISKLLKPIEIKVTKIAHGLPVGGDLEYADEVTIARALEGRRQL; via the coding sequence ATGGATTATCTATATTACCCTCAGCCAGTATCCGATTTGATTGCGGCATTTTCTCGCTTGCCTGGGGTTGGGCCGAAGACTGCAGGGCGCCTTGCCTTTTATCTTTTGAGGCATCCGGATCAAGCCGGTGATCTGACGCAGACAGTGACAAAAGCGTTGCAGGAAATCAAACAATGCACGGTTTGCGGGAATTATACCGATATTGATCCATGTAAAATTTGTTCAGGGGAGCGCAGGGACAGAACGCTTCTTTGTGTCGTAGAACAGCCCCGCGATGTGATTGCGCTGGAGAAGACCGGCGAATATAAAGGGCTTTATCATGTCTTACACGGTGTACTGTCGCCAATGGAAGGGATCGGGCCGGAGCAGCTTAATCTATCTCCATTATTCCACCGGCTGGAAGGGGTTCAGGAAGTTGTACTGGCAGTGAATCCAACGGTTGAAGGTGAGGCCACCTCATTGTATATTTCAAAGCTCCTAAAACCCATCGAGATTAAAGTGACAAAGATCGCGCATGGCCTGCCGGTAGGCGGAGATTTAGAATACGCGGATGAAGTCACCATTGCCCGGGCGCTCGAAGGCAGACGTCAGCTGTAA
- the nifJ gene encoding pyruvate:ferredoxin (flavodoxin) oxidoreductase, with translation MSKMKTMSGNEAAAHASYAFSEVATIFPITPSSDMAELVDEWAAYGRKNIFGQPMKVVEMQSEAGAAGAFHGSLQAGALTTTYTASQGLLLMIPNMYKVSGEQLPGVFHVSARALAAHALSIFGDHQDVMSVRMTGFAMLSSGSVQEAMDLAYIAHLSAIKARVPFLHFFDGFRTSHEISKINVPEYEEVGTLLDWEALKQFRDNALNPEHPCLRGTAQNPDIYFQAREASNSFYQAVPGIVEEYMQKYKGLTGREYKLFQYYGAQDAERVIIVMGSVGDTISETIDYLAAQGEKVGVLRVRLFRPFSAEHFIAALPKTVKKIAVLERTKEPGSLGEPLYLDVVDVFSKQAEKPVIVGGRYGLGSKDTTPSQILAVYENLKAESPKHGFTIGIIDDVTFTSLEEKQFIDTTPEGTISCQFWGLGADGTVGANKQAIKIIGDFTELYAQAYFAYDSKKSGGTTVSHLRFGKTAIKAPYLVNTANYIACHNQSYVDKYHLLKGLKPGGTFVLNCQWPVEELDEKLPDALKKAIAAKNAKFYIIDAGKIAREIGLGSRINMIMQSAFFKLAKVIPLEDALQYLKDSVVKAYGKKGQEVVDMNNKAIDAGCNALVQVEVPASWAEADANKGIFLGNEKDPAFIKDVARVMAAQEGDKLPVSAFLGREDGTFPLGTSAYEKRGIGTAIPEWIKDNCTQCNQCSYVCPHSAIRPFLMDEQEAAQAPEAFAAVKAAGKDLAGLQYRMQVSPLDCTGCGNCADICPAKEKALVMREVEEMTAVQAPLWEYAVALSGKEDKIANKYSVKNSQFVKPLLEFSGACPGCGETAYVKLLTQLFGDRMMVANATGCTSIWGGSAPSIPYTTNKEGKGPTWANSLFEDNAEYGYGMYLGVQQMRSRLADEMKQALSLDIPAEMKAAFQEWTENMNDGDTSKAAAKKVLDAFASVDVKSNELLQKIWEKKDHLVKKSQWIIGGDGWAYDIGYGGLDHVLASGDDVNILVLDTEVYSNTGGQASKATPRAAIAKFAAAGKKIRKKDLGMMAMSYGYVYVAQVALGSSMTQTLKAIQEAEAYKGPSLVIAYAPCINHGIHSGMATSVTQAKKAVEAGYWHLYRYNPDLLEKGEKPFTLDSKEPSASFRDFIMSEVRYSSLLRTFPDTAEDLFKGAEKFAGERYKSYKRLNDQDWN, from the coding sequence ATGTCGAAAATGAAAACAATGTCAGGGAACGAAGCTGCTGCGCATGCTTCATATGCGTTTTCCGAAGTAGCTACTATTTTCCCGATTACCCCTTCATCCGACATGGCAGAGCTTGTTGATGAATGGGCTGCGTATGGCCGTAAGAATATTTTTGGCCAACCGATGAAGGTAGTTGAGATGCAATCGGAAGCCGGAGCCGCTGGTGCTTTTCATGGTTCGCTGCAGGCCGGAGCGCTTACTACGACGTATACGGCTTCTCAAGGTCTGCTTCTGATGATTCCGAATATGTATAAAGTCTCCGGTGAGCAGCTGCCCGGTGTCTTTCATGTCAGTGCCAGAGCACTTGCAGCACATGCCTTGTCCATCTTTGGCGATCATCAGGATGTCATGTCTGTCCGGATGACCGGCTTTGCGATGTTAAGTTCCGGAAGTGTGCAGGAAGCCATGGATCTTGCTTACATCGCTCACCTCTCTGCAATAAAAGCCAGAGTGCCGTTCCTTCATTTCTTTGATGGCTTCAGGACTTCTCATGAGATTTCCAAAATCAACGTGCCGGAGTATGAAGAAGTTGGAACGCTGCTTGATTGGGAAGCATTGAAACAGTTCAGAGACAATGCCTTGAATCCTGAACATCCCTGTCTCAGAGGGACCGCCCAGAATCCCGATATCTACTTTCAGGCCCGCGAAGCCAGTAATAGTTTTTATCAGGCGGTGCCTGGGATTGTCGAAGAATATATGCAAAAATATAAGGGTCTTACGGGACGTGAATATAAGCTCTTTCAGTATTATGGAGCTCAGGATGCTGAGCGGGTTATTATTGTTATGGGTTCTGTCGGGGATACAATCAGTGAAACGATTGATTATCTCGCAGCCCAGGGTGAAAAAGTAGGTGTATTAAGGGTTCGTTTGTTCCGGCCTTTCTCTGCGGAACACTTTATCGCAGCTTTGCCCAAGACAGTCAAGAAAATAGCTGTATTGGAACGTACCAAAGAGCCGGGTTCCCTTGGCGAACCTTTATACCTTGATGTTGTAGATGTTTTCTCCAAGCAGGCCGAAAAACCGGTAATTGTCGGCGGACGCTATGGTCTGGGTTCCAAGGATACCACACCTTCTCAGATCCTCGCGGTATATGAGAACCTGAAAGCGGAAAGTCCCAAGCACGGTTTCACGATCGGCATTATTGATGATGTTACGTTTACTTCTTTGGAAGAGAAGCAATTTATTGATACAACCCCTGAAGGAACCATCAGCTGCCAGTTCTGGGGACTTGGTGCGGATGGAACCGTCGGTGCCAATAAGCAGGCGATCAAGATTATCGGAGATTTCACGGAACTCTATGCTCAGGCTTATTTCGCCTATGACAGCAAGAAATCAGGAGGTACGACCGTATCGCATCTGAGATTTGGCAAAACCGCGATCAAAGCGCCTTATCTTGTCAATACCGCGAACTACATTGCCTGTCATAACCAGTCTTATGTGGATAAATATCATCTGCTGAAAGGACTGAAACCTGGAGGTACGTTCGTATTAAACTGTCAGTGGCCGGTGGAGGAACTGGACGAAAAGCTTCCTGATGCACTCAAAAAAGCCATTGCGGCTAAGAATGCCAAGTTCTATATTATTGACGCCGGCAAGATTGCCAGGGAAATTGGACTCGGCAGCAGGATCAATATGATTATGCAGTCGGCCTTCTTCAAGCTGGCCAAAGTCATTCCGCTGGAGGATGCGCTTCAGTACCTGAAGGATTCGGTTGTTAAGGCCTATGGCAAAAAGGGACAGGAAGTCGTTGACATGAACAATAAGGCGATCGATGCCGGATGTAATGCACTTGTGCAAGTTGAAGTTCCCGCATCCTGGGCTGAGGCCGATGCCAATAAGGGCATTTTCCTCGGAAATGAGAAAGACCCTGCCTTTATTAAAGATGTTGCGCGTGTTATGGCTGCCCAGGAAGGTGACAAACTTCCGGTAAGTGCATTTTTAGGCCGTGAGGACGGAACATTTCCTCTGGGGACCTCGGCTTACGAGAAACGCGGGATTGGTACTGCGATTCCTGAATGGATCAAAGATAACTGCACCCAATGCAACCAATGTTCTTATGTATGCCCGCATAGCGCGATCAGACCTTTCCTGATGGATGAGCAGGAAGCGGCTCAGGCTCCGGAAGCTTTTGCTGCTGTCAAGGCTGCCGGCAAAGATCTGGCCGGACTCCAATACCGCATGCAGGTCAGCCCGCTCGATTGCACAGGCTGCGGCAACTGCGCGGATATTTGTCCTGCGAAAGAAAAAGCGCTGGTTATGAGGGAAGTCGAAGAGATGACCGCGGTCCAGGCTCCTCTCTGGGAGTATGCAGTGGCTTTAAGCGGTAAAGAAGACAAAATTGCCAATAAATATTCCGTGAAGAACAGCCAGTTTGTTAAACCGCTGCTTGAATTCAGCGGCGCTTGCCCCGGCTGCGGAGAGACTGCCTATGTAAAACTCTTAACCCAGCTGTTTGGGGATCGGATGATGGTTGCAAATGCCACAGGTTGTACGTCGATCTGGGGCGGCAGTGCTCCTTCCATTCCATATACCACCAACAAAGAAGGTAAAGGACCTACCTGGGCCAACTCCTTGTTTGAAGACAATGCTGAATACGGGTATGGTATGTATCTTGGCGTTCAGCAGATGCGCAGCAGACTGGCTGACGAAATGAAGCAGGCCCTCAGTCTGGATATTCCTGCGGAAATGAAAGCAGCTTTCCAGGAATGGACAGAGAATATGAATGATGGAGATACCTCCAAGGCTGCTGCCAAAAAAGTGCTTGACGCTTTTGCTTCCGTCGATGTGAAGTCCAATGAACTTCTGCAAAAGATTTGGGAGAAGAAAGATCACTTGGTCAAAAAATCACAGTGGATCATCGGTGGAGACGGCTGGGCTTATGATATCGGCTACGGCGGACTGGACCATGTCCTGGCTTCAGGCGATGATGTCAATATTCTGGTTCTCGACACAGAAGTCTATTCGAATACAGGCGGTCAGGCTTCCAAGGCAACACCACGTGCTGCCATTGCTAAATTTGCTGCAGCCGGCAAGAAAATCCGCAAAAAGGATCTCGGCATGATGGCCATGAGCTACGGCTATGTTTACGTTGCCCAGGTTGCTCTGGGATCCAGCATGACTCAGACCTTAAAGGCCATTCAGGAAGCAGAGGCGTACAAAGGACCTTCTCTGGTTATTGCGTATGCACCCTGTATCAACCATGGCATTCATTCCGGTATGGCGACCAGTGTCACACAGGCCAAGAAAGCTGTTGAAGCCGGGTATTGGCATCTGTACCGTTACAATCCGGATCTTCTCGAAAAAGGAGAAAAACCGTTTACCCTCGATTCGAAAGAGCCATCAGCGTCCTTCAGAGATTTTATCATGTCTGAAGTAAGATACAGCTCCTTGCTTCGTACTTTCCCGGATACGGCGGAAGACCTTTTTAAAGGAGCCGAAAAATTTGCCGGAGAACGCTACAAATCATACAAGCGCCTGAATGATCAGGATTGGAACTAA
- a CDS encoding YbaB/EbfC family nucleoid-associated protein, translating to MGFKQGGGGMGNMNQMLKQAQKMQENMMKAKEELESQSIQASSGGGMVEVVVSGKMEVLELKIKPEAIDPDDAELLEDMIKAAINQGLRNAQAMVENGMAKATGGFNIPGLF from the coding sequence ATGGGATTTAAACAAGGCGGTGGCGGAATGGGCAATATGAACCAGATGCTGAAACAGGCACAGAAGATGCAAGAGAATATGATGAAAGCGAAGGAAGAACTGGAAAGTCAAAGTATTCAGGCATCTTCAGGCGGCGGCATGGTGGAAGTCGTTGTCAGCGGTAAAATGGAAGTTCTGGAACTTAAAATAAAGCCGGAAGCGATTGATCCGGATGACGCTGAACTACTCGAGGACATGATTAAAGCTGCAATCAACCAGGGACTTAGGAATGCCCAGGCGATGGTCGAGAACGGCATGGCCAAAGCAACCGGAGGATTCAATATTCCCGGATTATTCTAA
- a CDS encoding recombinase family protein: protein MKTIGYARVSTRQQANCGNSLEDQEKALKEKGCSEVFKESYTGTKTDRPVFNEMLNTLESGDTLIVTKLDRFARTATEGVNLIRELMAKGIGVNILNMGMVEDSPIGKVTLTVMSAFAEFERDMIVERTQAGKAIAKTKAGFKEGRPKLFTDTQINHALDLLEKYSYTQVAEMTKISKATLTREMRKRKAGLPK from the coding sequence ATGAAAACTATAGGCTATGCCAGAGTTAGCACAAGACAACAGGCGAATTGTGGGAACAGTTTAGAAGATCAAGAAAAAGCATTAAAGGAAAAAGGCTGTTCAGAAGTTTTCAAAGAAAGTTATACTGGCACAAAAACAGATAGACCAGTGTTTAATGAAATGCTGAATACACTCGAATCTGGCGATACTCTTATAGTTACAAAGCTTGATAGATTTGCAAGGACAGCCACAGAAGGCGTTAATTTAATTAGAGAATTGATGGCTAAAGGTATTGGCGTAAATATACTTAATATGGGAATGGTAGAGGATTCCCCTATAGGGAAAGTCACATTAACTGTAATGAGTGCATTTGCAGAATTTGAGCGTGATATGATTGTTGAACGTACACAAGCTGGTAAGGCAATAGCAAAAACCAAAGCAGGATTTAAAGAAGGTAGACCAAAATTATTTACTGATACTCAAATAAACCATGCTTTAGATTTGTTGGAGAAATACTCTTATACTCAGGTTGCAGAAATGACCAAAATTAGTAAGGCGACTTTAACAAGGGAAATGAGGAAACGGAAGGCTGGATTACCAAAATAA
- a CDS encoding pro-sigmaK processing inhibitor BofA family protein, which produces MTFVFLGLFIVLLILVTVASLRKPNKLIKLFIHILGGIVGLWVVDLLLSIFSFEIPINIFTVSVVAILGFPGVIVLAVLQLIGI; this is translated from the coding sequence ATGACGTTCGTTTTTTTAGGGTTGTTTATTGTCCTATTAATATTGGTGACCGTGGCCTCATTAAGAAAACCCAATAAACTGATTAAGCTCTTCATTCACATCCTTGGCGGAATTGTCGGTTTATGGGTCGTGGATTTGCTGTTAAGCATTTTTTCATTTGAGATCCCGATTAATATTTTTACCGTGAGTGTTGTCGCGATACTTGGATTTCCTGGGGTAATTGTGCTTGCTGTTCTGCAATTAATAGGAATATAA